The following coding sequences are from one Electrophorus electricus isolate fEleEle1 chromosome 22, fEleEle1.pri, whole genome shotgun sequence window:
- the LOC113568892 gene encoding histone H2B, which produces MPEPAKSAPKKGSKKAVTKTAGKGGKKRRKSRKESYAIYVYKVLKQVHPDTGISSKAMGIMNSFVNDIFERIAGEASRLAHYNKRSTITSREIQTAVRLLLPGELAKHAVSEGTKAVTKYTSSK; this is translated from the coding sequence ATGCCCGAGCCTGCCAAGTCCGCGCCGAAGAAGGGATCCAAAAAAGCCGTGACTAAGACGGCCGGTAAAGGAGGCAAGAAACGCAGAAAGTCGAGGAAGGAAAGTTATGCTATCTACGTGTATAAAGTCCTGAAACAGGTCCACCCCGACACCGGTATCTCTTCCAAGGCTATGGGGATCATGAATTCCTTTGTGAATGATATCTTCGAGCGCATCGCTGGTGAGGCTTCTCGGCTCGCTCACTACAACAAGCGTTCAACCATCACCTCCAGGGAGATCCAGACCGCCGTGCGCCTTCTGCTTCCTGGTGAGCTGGCCAAGCACGCCGTATCTGAGGGTACAAAGGCCGTCACCAAGTACACCAGCTCCAAGTAA